The nucleotide window AAAGGATGTTCagatttacagttagagtagactCTTGCTGTAAGAGATACAGAGACCCCCATGTCGACCTGGTCCATGTGATAGGGAGGGTTCACTCTGGAAGGAGATAAACCAATTGAATTCTGTAGAGGTGTTAATTTGTATAATTTTAATGGTTTCTCTTTTTATATgcaatttcaaataaaaaaatcacgGCTGGTGTGTTTTCAGCCTAATAAAAATGATTTCAATTTTGTCTACTTTGcggttaaaacatttttatgttttaatcCTTTTACAGGAAAGCCCagtaagaactctgagggaaacttcatgctattgctaaattataaagtagaagaggAAGATctcatgcagcagtcttcaggagaaaaccccATGCCCTTTAATGTACATCCtggacttcacagtacagatttaTCATATAATCCCCCTAATCATGAGGAACCTTCTCCTGACCAAacacagattgttaccacaagtacGGATCCAAACAGGATTCAGAGGTTTCAATTTGGAAAACCGTTAATGAAAAGCTCAGGTCCTTTTACACACACAAAAATTCACACAGGCGAGAAGCCATactcctgttcagaatgtgggaaatgttttacctaTAAATCACTCCTTGATCAACATGAAAGAAGTCACAAAGCAGAAAAGCCATACTCTTGTTTAGAATGTGGAAAATGCTTTACCCGTAAGTCATCTCTTCTTACACATGAgaaaagtcacacaggggagaagccatattcatgtttggaatgtgggaaaagttttacaaataaatcaaatcttgttgcACATGAGagtattcacacaggagagaaaccatattcatgtttcgAATGTGGAAAATGCTTTACCCGTAAGTCACATCTTCTTACACATGAgaaaagtcacacaggggagaagccatattcatgtttggaatgtgggaaaagttttacaaataaatcaaatcttgttaaacatgagagaagtcacacaggagagaaaccatattcatgtttagaatgtgggaaatgctttacaaataaatcagatcttgttaaacatgagaaaagtcacacaggggagaagacaTTTTTATGTTGTGAATGTGGGAAATGGTTTACaaataaatcaaatcttgttgcacatgagagaattcacacaggggagaagccgtattcatgttcagaatgtgggaaatgttttacaaataaatcagatcttgttagacatgacagaagtcacacaggggagaagccatattcatgttcagaatgtgggaaatgctttgcAAATAGATCAGATCTTGTTAAACATaaaagaattcacacaggagagaagccatttccatgttcagaatgtggtaaaTGTTTTATATCCAGCTCAAATCTTGTTAtgcataagagaagtcacacgggagagaaaccatatccatgttcagaatgtgggaaatgttttgtagATAAATCATCTCTTGTTATACATGCGATAAGTCACACAGAGGAGAAGCCATTTTAATCTTTTATATGTGGAAAATATTTGACAATAAAATCTGATGTTCAAGATTTTACATAGAGACTAAACTATTTTCTTCTTTGAAATATTGGAAATGGAATAagagcaaaacattttttttaacacatcaGATCATTAACAGCCATTAAAGAGAGACTGTCACCAGGTTATTGCTGTCCTATCTGAGGGCAACATAAAGTACTGGCAGAGACCCTGATTCTAGCGCTGGATCACTTACTTTACAGTAATCAGCAGTTTTCATAACATCCCAGTTAATCTCCTGCAGCACATACAAATGATCTGTGGTTCCCTTGcagtgcttaaagggaacctgtcaccagcatttcacctattgaacttatctctcactggccgctgctatcaaaagttcattgccgttatcccctctcctaaactccgactgtaaataacggtctgcaaatgtTCCACGCTttctatcgtaataatccggtgtccctttgtgcgcactcaAGAGGACATCAATACACAAGCAcaggattgtgtgtgctgggggaaggcgaggagctgtcaatcaaaagtaaggaggtggggtaaactcggaaagacttgaagaatgaagatttgactcttaattgctcattagcatatggtgtgggaacactaaaaatcaATACTAAAGCTAAagagctgactaagaagacaattataggttatatagaaatgatttttcacccactaccaccaggtattgctggtataataggtgaaatgatggggataggttccctttaaagagaacctttcacctccccatacatgtgcagctgagtgcagcatgtaatggggagggctgcacaaaccctggggcacttcacttttttttctacactccgttatttagatatcggtgccgttatatttggtgcccgatatttaaataaccccctgaactgtcaatggggtgtgtactggcaaggggacaTGTtagtatggctgtgacactgaggAGATgttctgctcctgcttgtactctcagttgtccactgggggcgcatggtaaggtgagctttattccatctgttcacttgttgtgctactgtgtggtggtgtctgttgctgtggtgctgcacttgtggggggacgtggcccagagccaaggaggcttggcttggcctgatggcatgggtgcttttgggcctctagGTTgcttgttattatgagatatcaaaggacattaaaacaggagatataagaggagagaactacaactcccagcatgtccaggctgttattatgtgatatcagagaacattacaggaggagatatgagagaactacaactcccagcatgttcaaactgttattatgtgatatcagaggacattacaggaaaagatataaaaggagagaactacaactcccagcatgtccatgctgttattatgtgatatcagaggacattacagggaggagacataagaggagagaactacaactcccagcatgtccagactgttattatgtgatatcagaggacgttacaggaggagatataagaggagagaactacaactcccagcatggccagactgttattatctgatatcagaggacattacaggaggagatataagaggagagaactacaactcccagcatgtccagactgttattatgtgatattagaggacattacaggaggaggtaaaacatgagaactacaactcccagcatgtccagactgttattatggtatatcagaggacattaccggaggagatataagaggagagaactacaactcccagcatgtccagactgttattatgtgatatcagaggacattacaggaggagatataagaggagagaactacaactcccagcatgtccagattgttattatgtgatatcagaggaaattacaggaggaggtataagaggagagaactacaactcccagcatgtccagtttgttattatgtgatatcagaggacattacagggggagatatgaggagagaactacaactcccagcatgtccaggctgttattatgtgatatcagaggacattacaggaggagatataagaggagaggactacaactcccagcatgtctagactgttattatgtgatatcagaggacattacaggaggaggtataagaggagagaactacaactcccagcatgtccagactgttattatgtgatatcagaggacattacaggaggaggtataagaggagagaactacaactcccagcatgtccagactgttattatgtgatatcaggggacattacaggaggagatataagaggagagaactacaactcccagcatgtccaggctgttattatgtgatatcagaggacattacaggaggaggtataagaggagagaactacaactcccagcatgtccagactgttattatgtgatatcaggggacattacaggaggagatataagaggagagaactacaactcccagcatggccagactgttactatgtgatatcagaggacattacaggaggaggtataagagaggactacaacccccagcatgtccagactgttattatgtgatatcaggacattacagggaggagatataagaggagagaactacaactcccagcatgtccagactgttattatgtcatataagaggacattacaggaggagatataagaggagagaactacaactcccagcatgtccagactgttatcatgtgatatcagaggacattacaggaggagatatgaggagagaactacaactcccagcatgtccagactgttattatgtgatatcagaggacattacaggaggaggtataagaggagagaactacaactcccagcatttccagactgttattatgtgatatcagaggatattacagggagatataagaggagagaactacaactcccagcatgaccagactgttattatgtgatatcagaggacattacaggaggagatataagaggagagtactacaactcccagcatggccagactgttattatctgatatcagaggacattacaggaggagatataagaggagagtactacaactcccagcatgtccagactgttatgtgatattagaggacattacaggaggagatataagagaggactacaactcccaacatgtccaggatgttattatgtgatatcagaggacattacaggaggagatataagaggagagaactacaactcccagcatgtccagactgttattatgtgatattagaggacattacaggaggagatataagaggagaggactacaactcccagcatgtccagactgttattatgtgatatcagaggacattacaggaggagatataagaggagagaactacaactcccagcatgtccaggctgttattatgtgatatcagaggacattacaggaggagatatgaggagagaactacaactcccagcatgtccagactgttattatgtgatatcagaggacattacaggaggaggtataagaggagagaactacgactcccagcatttccagactgttattatgtgatatcagaggatattacagggagatataagaggagagaactacaactcccagcatgtccagactgttatgtgatatcagaggacattacaggagggtatataagaggagagaactacaactcccagcatggccagactgttattatctgatatcagaggacattacaggaggagatataagaggagagaactacaactcccagcatgtccagactgttattatgtgatattagaggacattacaggaggaggtaaaacatgagagaactacaactcccagcatgtccagactgttattatgtgatatcagaggacattaccggaggagatataagaggagagaactacaactcccagcatgtccagactgttattatgtgatatcagaggacattacaggaggaggtaaaaggggagagaactacaactcccagcatgtccagactgttattatgtgatatcagaggacattacaggaggagatataagaggagagaactacaactcccagcatgtccagactgttattatgtgatatcagaggacattagaggaggatatataagaggagaggactacaactcccagcatgtccagactgttattatgtgatatcagaggacattacaggaggagatataagagagaggactacaactcccagcatgtccagactgttattatgtgatatcagaggatattacagggagatataagaggatagaactacaactcccagcatgtccaggctgttattatgtgatatcagaggacattacaggaggagatataagaggagagaactacaactcccagcatgtccagactgttattatgtgatatcagaggacattaccggaggagatataagaggagaggactacaactcccagcatgtccagactgttattatgtgataccagaggacattacaggaggagatataagaggagagaactacaactcccagcatgtccagactgttattatgtgatatcagaggacattacaggaggagatatgaggagagaactacaactcccagtatgtccagactgttattatgtgatatcagaggacattacaggaggaggtataagaggagagaactacgactcccagcatttccagacttttattatgtgatatcagaggatattactggGAGataataagaggagagaactacaactccca belongs to Rhinoderma darwinii isolate aRhiDar2 chromosome 1 unlocalized genomic scaffold, aRhiDar2.hap1 SUPER_1_unloc_20, whole genome shotgun sequence and includes:
- the LOC142670911 gene encoding uncharacterized protein LOC142670911, whose amino-acid sequence is MFSSRTFLLLNDPPAMDKDSNEVTTRILNFTLEIIYLLSGEDYTIVKKTSGDCVAPSSYESGGWSRSPIIEAPPHSRIHEKNNKQKILELLHKMTELLTGEVPIRCQDVAVYFSMEEWEYVEGNKDLYKEVMMEDHRPHTSQGKPSKNSEGNFMLLLNYKVEEEDLMQQSSGENPMPFNVHPGLHSTDLSYNPPNHEEPSPDQTQIVTTSTDPNRIQRFQFGKPLMKSSGPFTHTKIHTGEKPYSCSECGKCFTYKSLLDQHERSHKAEKPYSCLECGKCFTRKSSLLTHEKSHTGEKPYSCLECGKSFTNKSNLVAHESIHTGEKPYSCFECGKCFTRKSHLLTHEKSHTGEKPYSCLECGKSFTNKSNLVKHERSHTGEKPYSCLECGKCFTNKSDLVKHEKSHTGEKTFLCCECGKWFTNKSNLVAHERIHTGEKPYSCSECGKCFTNKSDLVRHDRSHTGEKPYSCSECGKCFANRSDLVKHKRIHTGEKPFPCSECGKCFISSSNLVMHKRSHTGEKPYPCSECGKCFVDKSSLVIHAISHTEEKPF